The Streptomyces sp. NBC_01439 genome contains the following window.
TCACGAGGACGACGCACTGACGCTGCGCCGCAGGGACGAAGAGCTACTCATCCCCCTGCGGGCCATCCGCGACGTCATACCGAACCGTCGTGCCGTATCTGTCAAACTGCGGGTCCCGGCCGGCGGCACGCCCGTTACGTACCGGATCGATGGTGTCAGCGAGGCTGCCGCAGACCTGTTCGCGATGGCGGTGGGCACGGCCCTGGCCGAGTTGCCGGAGCCGGACCCGTCCTTCGATGGCGCGTCGCTCGTGACGACCCGCTCGTTGCGCCCTCCGTCCCTCAGCGCCGGCGCGAAGGCGCAGGACATCGCCTCGCTCGCGATCGCGTTCGGGCCTGGTGTCGTCACGCTCATCCTGACCTGCGTGCTGGTCGTCATGAAGGGAGAGGCGGGCATGCTCCTCCTCGCGGTCCCCGCGGGACTCGTGACCGTGCTCTTCAACGTCGCGAGTGCCGCCGCGACGTACGGGACCTTCCAGATGTGGCTGTTCCCGCGGCACGCCATCACGGTGATGGCCTTGCGCACCCGTCCATACACCGGCAAGGCGGAGGAGTACGCGTACACGGACTCCAGCGGCCAGACCCACAGCTGCTACCGGAGCAACTTCGCGAGCCAGATCGAGATCAGCTAACACCCGGACAGCCCCGGCCACCCGGGCGTTGTCCGTCGCCCCTTCACACGTGTGGCAGCCACCATCGGGACCTTGCTGCTGTGGGCCGTCACGGCGGGCCTCATCTTCGTGGCGATGATGGCCTCCACCACGTGACCACCGTGCGCGCAGTGCAGGACGTCGTGACCGCACGCAGCGACAGGCCGGCCTTTGCGTCACGGCAGGTGGCCGCGTACAGATCGGCTTCGGCAGCACCAGGTCCCTGCGCAGCACGATCATGGTCCCGAAGCAAGCACCGAGGTGTTCTCGAATCTCATCTCAGCGACATCACTCTCCCGCAGAACCGGGCGTTTCTGGCGCTGAGCAACAGACGTTCCTGGAACTTGCCTACAAAGCCAGTCGTGTCGCTGGGTAGACCGTTCGAGGACAGTGAACTCATCGGTACAACCACCCCGCCGGACGATCTACAACACAGACTGCCGCCCACGACCAGCACGAGCACCCCGAAACGAGGTCACGCCACCCCGCTGACCAGCCACTTCAAGATGGCGGAGCTTCTTTGTTCGGGCCTCGGTCAGCATCTTGTCGAGCTGGGCCGGACCACAGGTCTGCTTGTCGACGCCCTCGGGCCGGTCCTTGTTCCACAGGTGCGTCTGCTTCGACTTCGCGCAGCACTCGTTCCACACCCAGCGACACCGGTCCCACTCTGCCGTCAGGGCGGCGAGCGCAGTGGACGACACGCGCACGCGGAAGGTCCACCGGGCATGTCCGGAATCCCCCGCCATCTGCGTCGTCACCATCCCAACAACCTATCCCCGACCAATGACAACAGCCGAAAGCACAGGTCGGACCAGATGCGAACCGACCTCCAGCGCTCCGCGCCTGCGACCCAAGCACCCATTCCTCCCCGGCCCCAAGGCCGCGGCCTCCTGAGAGAATTCCGGTGAAGTGAACGGTGACAGATCCCGCCCGGACCGGTCCAGGGCGGGATTCGGCCGACACGACGACCGGGCGGGTCCGTCCCGCCCGGCAGCCCGGCAGCCCCGGTCGCTCACAGCAGCGCCGTCTCCACCCGGCCGGTGAACCGGCCGCCGACCTGATCGGCGAGCCACACGATGCGGGCGGTGTCCTCGGCGAGCGCGGTGTTCCGCACGTGGACGTGGAGGGGGTGGTCCTCGGACAGCTCGCACTGTTAGAGGTAGCGGGAGTTGACCGAGAGCGTGAGGTACGCGTACTTCTGCGAGACGTACTCCAGCCCGGCCTCGGGCACCTCGGGCCAGGCGTTCAGATCGAACCGGACGGCCGCCGGGTCGGGACACAGCGCGGCGACGAACGGCTCGGCGAGATCGAGCGGGTGGCACAAGTCGAAGACCGAGACCGGCAGGCACCGCACCGGGTCGTCGCCGGCGTCCGACGAGCCGTGCTCCCTTCCGGCCGCGGCCGACCACTTCAGGGCGGGCAGCACCTCGCGCACACGGGCCAGAACCTCCGGCGACCGGATCACCGCCTCGAAGTCGACCTCCCCGCCCGTGGTGTCCGCGATGTCCAGCAGGGTGCGCACGGCGCGCAGCGCCCGCGCCAGGTCCGGTGTCCTCAGGACGGCGGCGGCGTCGGAGTTGCTCACCGCGCCCCCTTTGCGGCGCGGCGGGCGATGGCCCCGGCGATCTTCTCCGCGTCCAGGGCCATCTCCCGGAACATGCCGCTGATGGGGTTGGAGAATCCGGTGAAGTAAAGGCCGCGGGCCTGCTCGGGGGTGCGGGCGCCGTGCGTGCGCGGACGGCCGCGCTCGTCGAGCACCCCGAGGTGGCCGACCAGCCCCTCCAACCCCCGGCGGTAGCCGGTCGCCGCGATCACCGCGTCCGGGGTGATCCGCGAGCCGTCCGCGAGCACCACCTCGGCGCCGTCGAAGGACTCGACGGCGGCCACCGGCTCGACCCTGCCGCTGCGGACCGCGTCGATCAGGCCGACGTCCTGAACCGGTATCGACCCCTGCTTCACCCTGCTGTACAGCCCGGCGGCCGGGCGCGGAAGCCCGTACGCCGACAGGTCCGGTACGGAGACCCCGGCGACGAGCCGACCCACCCGGTCCACGAGCCACACCGGCAGTCGGCGCACCAGGATCCCGCTGCGCTGGGCCGGCCAGCCGGCGGTGGAGCGGCGCATGATGTGCGGCGCGGTGCGCACGGCGAGCCGCACCCGTGCCGCGCCGCCCTCGACGAGGTCGACGGCTATCTCGGCGCCGGTGTTGCCGACGCCGACGACGAGGACGTCCTGGCCGGCGTACGGCCGGGGGTTGCGGTACGCGCGGGCGTGCAGCAGTCGGCCCTCGTACGCGTCCCGGCCCGGCCAGTCGGGCAGCGCCGGCGTGTGGTTGTACCCGGTGGCGATGACGACGGCCGAAGCCGCCAGCTCCCGGCCGCCGCTGGCGTGCAGGGTCCAGCCGCCCTCACCCTCGCCTTCGCCCTCGGGCGCGGCGGGCTCGATCCGGGTCACCTCCACGCCGGTGACCAGCTCCAGCTCGTGGAACTCGGCGTACTTCTCCAGGTAGCGCACGACGTCGTCGCGGGCGACCCAGCGCCCGAAGCGGCGCGGCATGGCCAGGCCCGGGAGGGCGGAGAGCCGGCGCGTGGTGTGCAGGCGCAGCCGGTCGTAGTGCTGCCGCCAGGATGCGCCGACCTCGTCGGACTTCTCGACGACCACCGCACGGACCCCGCGGGCGCGCAGCGCGGCGGCGGCGGCGAGGCCGCCGGGGCCGGCCCCGATGACGTACACGGGGCGGGGGCGGGTGGTCATGTCGGGTGCTGTGGGGTCTCCGGGCATGAGGTGTGATCGTATCGCCACGCTGGGTTGATGGGTCTCGGTCGGGCGGGGAATCGATTGCGGATCGATCACGGGCGCGCACGGTGGCCGCAGGAGCGCGGATCCCCGGCCGGCCGGGGCCTTGCGCGATCGCCCCGGATCCGCTCAACTGACGTACCGTCAGATAGAGCGTGCGCGTCGATCGCGAGAGGGGTGGGGGCCGCCGATGCAGACCATCTGGCTCAGTGGGGCCGAATGGCTCGCCGTGCTCCGGATAGGCCTCGGCCTGTGGTGGCTGGAGAGCTGGCGGCACAAGGACAAGAAGGGCTGGTTCGAGCGCGGCACCGGCATCGCCTGGGCCGCCGACGTCGCCGGCAAACACCGGTGGACCTTCGTCAAGGGCGGCTTCGAGCTGGTCGTCGCACCGCGGCCGAAGGCGATGGCGTACACCGTCGTCTACGCGGAACTCGCCCTCGGGTTGGGCCTCGTACTCGGCTTCCTGACCCCGGTCGCACTGATCGGCGGACTCCTGCTGAACCTGCTCTACCTGGTGCTGATGATCCACGACTGGGCCGAGCAGGGCCAGAACGCGATGATGGCGCTCATCTCCCTCGTCGCGCTCCTCGCCATGTCCTGGCAGACCTGGTCCCTCGACGCGGCGATCGGACTGTTCCCGTGAGCGGCGCGGTCCGGTACGACCTCCCCGAGGCGGACGACTTCACCCGCCCCTACTGGGACGCGGCATCGGAGGGCCGGCTGCTGCTGCGGCGCTGCGCCGACTGCGGGCGGGCGCACCACTACCCGCGCGAGTTCTGCCCGTTCTGCTGGGCGGGCGAGGACCGCGTGACGTGGGAGCCGGCGAGCGGCCGGGCGACCCTCTACACGTGGTCGGTCATCCACCGCAACGACCTCCCGCCGTTCGGTACGCGCGTCCCGTACGCGGCGGCCGTCGTCGACCTCGCCGAGGGCCCGCGGATGATGACCGAGGTGGTGGACTGCGAGGCGGCGGACCTGCGCATCGGCATGCCGCTGACGGTCACCTTCCGCGAGGCCGCGGACGGGGTGCGGGTGGCGGTCTTTCGGCCGGCACCGGACTGAGGGCCCTCCGGGCCGGGGGTCTTCCGGGCCCGGGTCTTCCGGGCGGGGGTCACTCGGGCCGGGGATCAGGGCCAGAGCAGCTCGCGGTCCCAGGACCCGCCCGCGGTACGGGAGTACCGCAGGCGGACGTGCCGGCGCGCGGCGTCCCCCTGGAAGAACTCCACCTCGGTGGGCTCCAGTACGTACCGCGTCCAGGTCGGGGCCGGCGCGTCCGGCTCGACGCCGGCCCGCTCCCAGGCGGCAGCCGAGACCCGCGCCAGCTCCGCCACCGAGCCGAGCACCTCGCTCTGCCGCCCGGTGAGCGCGGCGGCGAGCGCACCCCGCGAGCGGACCGCCAGGTCCGCCCGGCTCTCCTCCGGCCCGCAGGCGGCGACCCGGCCCCGGACGCGGACCTGGCGGCCCACGGTCGGCCAGTAGAACCCGAGGGCGGCCTCCGGGTGCCCGGCCAGCTGCACGCCCTTGGCGCTGGTGGCGTGCGAGGCGAAGTGCCAGCCGCGCGCGTCGACGTCGTGCAGCATCAACGTCCGCACATCGGGCCGCCCGTCCCCGTCCACGGTCGCCAGACCCATCGTGTGCGGCTCCAACTGCCCCGCCCGCGCGGCATGCACGAACCACTCCCGGAACAGAGCAACGGGCTCGGCGGGGGCAGCCTCCGGGTCGAAGTCGGGCAAGGGGGAGTCCCATACGCGCAGGGAGTGCAGGGTGGAGTGGAAGGCGTCGGTGGCGACTTCGCCGGCCCGGCCGGAACCGCTGGTCTCGCTCGTCATGAGGCCTATGGAACCAGGGCGGGCGGGCTTCGGCGGGCGGGGGTCGCCGGGGCGGTATCAGAGTTGTGCATGGGGTTTTCCCGTCAGTCCGATCGTCTCCGGGGCGGGCCGGTCCCTCAAGGGCGCTCCTCCGTCGCGTCGCTTCGCGATGTCGCTGCGCTCCACCCTTGACCGACCGTCCCGCCACGGAGAACCGAAGACTGCCGAGAAACCCCCAAAAGAACGGGCCGGTCCAAGCTTCAGGGACGGGCCGTCGGAGACACCCAGGCAGATACCGGCAGGGCACGGTGCCCAGACGGGACCCACGACAGCCACTTGCCGCGTCGGGGGGAGCGCGTCCGATCGCTACGCGCTCCCCATTGCTCAGCGTCTCCACCCCGTCTCGGGCCGGACATAGGCCGCCCACGACCCGCTGGCGCTCCTCCTGCACGCGTCCGACGGCCGTCCGGGGTTGGTCCCGTCTCTGTCCCTCGTGCGGGCGATGGCGGGTCCATTGCTTTCGAAGTAGTTTCAAAGTCATGAGTGCCGAGAACGCCGCCGTGAACTTCTCCGAGCTGGTCAACAAGAACAAGCAGACTCTGGCTCGGCTCAAGGAGTCACCACGGTTGCTGCTGCACCGTAGGGACGGTGAGGATTTGGTCCTCACCACCGCGGCCAGAGCCGAGCAGGACCAGACCGTGGTCTCGGCCGCCACAAAGATGCTGTCAGCCATGGCGAGGCGAGAGCCCGGCAGCATGGAGTTGCTCCTCGACATACTGCCGGAGGCATTTCCCTGGGTCCGTTTCCTTCCTGAGCCGGACGTCCATGCCTTTGCTGTGGAATTGGTCGACACCATGCGCGCCGCCGACTCGATCGGCAACAACGCGTCCGTCGCTCAGTTGCTCATCGCCTGGCAGCACACGGCCGAGGTGCATTCCGATCCTGTTCTCCTGTCGGCACTGACGACGGACCACGGTGCGGACTACGGCCCCGCATCCGACCCGCTTGACGTCCGTTGACCACAGGACGCGGTGACCGAGCCGCACCTCCGGCACCTGAGGGTCAATGGGATGTCCGCTTCGCCGATGCCGCATCGGCGAAGGGCTGGGAATGTCTCGCCCAGCAAGCACGTGAGAACACGTACCGCGCCTGGGTCATGATGCGCACGGAACCCAGGCCCGCGGTCGAAACATCTCGTCACCACCGTCTCAAGGGAACTCTGTCCCACGGAATTCACCGTGGACAGACGTGTGCGCAGTGGCAGATCGAGGTGACGGGAGGCGGTCGGATTTGGTACCTCGTGGACACGGCTCGTGACACCTGTTGGATCACCTTTGCCGGAACCGGGCACCCACGCGCGACGGACAGCAAGTGACGTGGACAGCCGGTCGGGGTCGTTGAGAAGAGCGTGGCAATCTGAGGCGGCCTATTTCCAGCCCCGGCCGGTCGTCGGACGCAGGTCGAGCGCCGGACCCGAGGCCGTGGGCGGCCTATGTTCGGCCCAAGACGGCCGTCGGACGCTGAGCGGTGACGAGCGCGTAGCGATCGGACGCGCCCACTGACCCGGGCCCGGGTCTGGACGGGCCCCGTCTCTCGGCCGCGGCTCTTCACTCCGGACGGGGACGGGCGTCTCCGACCGCCCCGCCCTGGTCCTTGAACACCCGGCTCGTTCTTTTGGGGGTTTCTCGGCAGTCTTCGGTTCTCCGTGGCGGGACGGTCGGTCAAGGGTGGCCGAAGGCCATCGCGAAGCGACGCGACGAAGGAGCGCCCTTGAGGGACCGGCCCGACACGGAGACGATCGGACTGACGGGAAAACCCCATACGCATCCCTGATGCCGGCCGGGTGGCCCCGCCCCGCCCCGCCCCCGAAGAAATCTTTCGCCCCACCGATGAGTTTTCCTCCCCGACGCAGTCATACGTACGAGACCGCACCACTCCGTACCCCGCCCCGCGCACACACCCGCACGCACCCCCGGAGGGACACGCATCATGGCCGAGACAGTCAAGGGCCCCGCCAGCTACTTCCCCTCGATCGAGAAGAAGTACGGACGTCCGATCGGGGAGTGGCAGGACCTCATCCGGTCCTCGCCGCTGACGAAGCACATGGAGCTCGTCTCGTGGCTCAAGGCCGAGCACGGTCTGGGGCACGGTCACGCCAACGCGCTCGTGGCGCACACCCTCGCCGAGGGCAAGTAAGAGCAAGTAGCCGTCCCGGCAAGACCGCACCCGGGCCGGGGGCCGGTCACCCCCGCCCCAGCAGGACCGTTCCCGACGAGCAGAACCAGCCGCCCGTGCCCGAGGCCAGGGCGACCTCCGGGAGGCGGCCGCCGGCTTTGGTGACCTGGCCGGCCCCCGCCTCGCCGCGGAGTTGGCGGACCGCCTCGACCAGGAGGAACAGGCCGCGCATGCCGGGGTGGCAGGCCGAGAGGCCGCCGCCGTCGGTGTTGACCGGGAGTTCCCCGTCACGCAGCAGGCGGCCCTTCTCCACGAACGCCCCGCCCTCGCCCTTCGCGCAGAAGCCGAGGTCCTCCAGGGTCACCAGGGTCATGTAGGTGAACGCGTCGTAGATCTCCGCGAGGTCCACGTCCGCCGGGGTGAGGCCGGCCCGCTCGAAGGCGATGCGGCCCGAGACCGCCGCCGGGGACACCGTGAAGTCCTCCCACTCCGACATGGTGGTGTGGGAGACGGACGTACCGGCCCCCAAGATCCAGACGGGGGCCTTCGCGGTGTCCGGTACGTAGTCCTCCGCCGCCAGGAGCACCGCGCAGCCGCCGTCCGAGCGGATGCAGCAGTGCAGCTTGGTGAAGGGGTCGGCGATCATGTCCCCGCCGAGCACGTCCTCGACCGTGATCGGGTCGCGGAACATGGCGTCCGGGTTCGTGGCCGCGTTCGCCCGGGCCTGTACGGCCACGGCGGCGAGCTGCTCCAGCGTCGTCCCGTACTCGTGCATGTGGCGACGGGCGGCCATGGCGTACTTGGAGATCAGCGTGTGGCCGTACGGGACCTCGAACTGCAGCGGTCCCCGCGCTCCGAAGGAGAGGTTGGAGGTGCGGCGCCGCGCCTTGATGTCCGCGCGGGCCGTGGAGCCGTAGACCAGGAGCACGGCGTTGGCGTGCCCGGCGGCGATCGCGTCCGCCGCGTGGGCGGCCATGACCTCCCAGGTCGAGCCGCCGACCGAGGTGGAGTCGACCCAGGTGGGGCGCAGACCCAGGTACTCGGCCACCTCGACCGGTGCGAGCGTGCCGAGGCCGGCCGAGGCGAAGCCGTCGATGACGGAACGTTGCAGGCCGGAGTCGGCCAGGGCGCGCCGGGCGGCCTGTGCGTGCAGGGCGTAGGGGGTGGGGCCGTCGACCCGGCCGCAGTCCGAAAGGGCGACGCCGACCACCGCGACCCGCCGGCGGGTGCGAGGTGCGGGGCCGGTCGTGGGTCCTGTCGCGGGGCCTGTCGTGGGGCCGATCGTGGGTCCGGAGAAGGGTCCGGATGTGGGTCCAGGCATGAGGGGACCGTATATCTGACGAAGTGTCAGACGCTAGACCCCGCCGCGCAACCGACTCCCGTAGCCCCCTGTGCATCTGACCCCGTCGGGCCTAACATGACGGCCCGTCAGATACAGCCCAGCTACCGCTGGGAGGTGCCCCCGGGAGGAGCTCGACGATGGATGCCGCCTTCACCGCGGAGCAGGACGAGATGCGCCGTACCCTGCGCGAGATCCTGGGCAAACGCTGCGGCCCCGACGAGGTCAAGGCGGCCGTCCGCACCGCCGCTGGGCACGACCGCGAGCTCTGGCAGCAGCTGGCCCGGCAGCTCGGGCTGCCGGGCATCGCCGTCGCCGAGGAGTACGGCGGCGTCGGCTGCGCCCCCGCCGACCTGGCCCTGGCCTGCGAGGAGACGGGCCGGGCGCTGCTGCCCTCGCCGCTGCTGGCCACCGCCGCGCTGTGCGCGCCCCTGATCGCCGCCCTCGGCACGGACGCCCAGCGCTCCGCGCTGCTCCCGCTGCTGGCGACGGGCGGGTTGACCGCCGCCCTCGCCATCAGCGGCCCGGCGCTGGCCACCGCCCTCGCACTGACCGGGGAGGACGCCGCCGGACAGTGGTCCGGCGGCGGTCGCGCGGGCGGCGTCCAGGCCCGCGCCGTTGCCGCCGCCGCCGATACCACCGCCGCCGATACCGGCGCCGGCTGGCGGCTGTACGGGGAGGTCGCCCAGGTGCTCGACGGTCACAGCGCCGGGCTCCTGTTGGTCGCCGCGCACACCGGCGGCTTCGCGTGCAGCCGCACGCTGCTGTTCCTCGTGCGGGAGGACGCGCCGG
Protein-coding sequences here:
- a CDS encoding flavin-containing monooxygenase; protein product: MPGDPTAPDMTTRPRPVYVIGAGPGGLAAAAALRARGVRAVVVEKSDEVGASWRQHYDRLRLHTTRRLSALPGLAMPRRFGRWVARDDVVRYLEKYAEFHELELVTGVEVTRIEPAAPEGEGEGEGGWTLHASGGRELAASAVVIATGYNHTPALPDWPGRDAYEGRLLHARAYRNPRPYAGQDVLVVGVGNTGAEIAVDLVEGGAARVRLAVRTAPHIMRRSTAGWPAQRSGILVRRLPVWLVDRVGRLVAGVSVPDLSAYGLPRPAAGLYSRVKQGSIPVQDVGLIDAVRSGRVEPVAAVESFDGAEVVLADGSRITPDAVIAATGYRRGLEGLVGHLGVLDERGRPRTHGARTPEQARGLYFTGFSNPISGMFREMALDAEKIAGAIARRAAKGAR
- a CDS encoding DoxX family protein, with the translated sequence MQTIWLSGAEWLAVLRIGLGLWWLESWRHKDKKGWFERGTGIAWAADVAGKHRWTFVKGGFELVVAPRPKAMAYTVVYAELALGLGLVLGFLTPVALIGGLLLNLLYLVLMIHDWAEQGQNAMMALISLVALLAMSWQTWSLDAAIGLFP
- a CDS encoding Zn-ribbon domain-containing OB-fold protein, which codes for MVPRRGDRTVPVSGAVRYDLPEADDFTRPYWDAASEGRLLLRRCADCGRAHHYPREFCPFCWAGEDRVTWEPASGRATLYTWSVIHRNDLPPFGTRVPYAAAVVDLAEGPRMMTEVVDCEAADLRIGMPLTVTFREAADGVRVAVFRPAPD
- a CDS encoding pyridoxine/pyridoxamine 5'-phosphate oxidase; protein product: MTSETSGSGRAGEVATDAFHSTLHSLRVWDSPLPDFDPEAAPAEPVALFREWFVHAARAGQLEPHTMGLATVDGDGRPDVRTLMLHDVDARGWHFASHATSAKGVQLAGHPEAALGFYWPTVGRQVRVRGRVAACGPEESRADLAVRSRGALAAALTGRQSEVLGSVAELARVSAAAWERAGVEPDAPAPTWTRYVLEPTEVEFFQGDAARRHVRLRYSRTAGGSWDRELLWP
- a CDS encoding DUF4287 domain-containing protein: MAETVKGPASYFPSIEKKYGRPIGEWQDLIRSSPLTKHMELVSWLKAEHGLGHGHANALVAHTLAEGK
- a CDS encoding thiolase C-terminal domain-containing protein; protein product: MPGPTSGPFSGPTIGPTTGPATGPTTGPAPRTRRRVAVVGVALSDCGRVDGPTPYALHAQAARRALADSGLQRSVIDGFASAGLGTLAPVEVAEYLGLRPTWVDSTSVGGSTWEVMAAHAADAIAAGHANAVLLVYGSTARADIKARRRTSNLSFGARGPLQFEVPYGHTLISKYAMAARRHMHEYGTTLEQLAAVAVQARANAATNPDAMFRDPITVEDVLGGDMIADPFTKLHCCIRSDGGCAVLLAAEDYVPDTAKAPVWILGAGTSVSHTTMSEWEDFTVSPAAVSGRIAFERAGLTPADVDLAEIYDAFTYMTLVTLEDLGFCAKGEGGAFVEKGRLLRDGELPVNTDGGGLSACHPGMRGLFLLVEAVRQLRGEAGAGQVTKAGGRLPEVALASGTGGWFCSSGTVLLGRG
- a CDS encoding acyl-CoA dehydrogenase family protein, which encodes MDAAFTAEQDEMRRTLREILGKRCGPDEVKAAVRTAAGHDRELWQQLARQLGLPGIAVAEEYGGVGCAPADLALACEETGRALLPSPLLATAALCAPLIAALGTDAQRSALLPLLATGGLTAALAISGPALATALALTGEDAAGQWSGGGRAGGVQARAVAAAADTTAADTGAGWRLYGEVAQVLDGHSAGLLLVAAHTGGFACSRTLLFLVREDAPGLVRSRQVVLDETRPQARIELRDVPAELLGVEGVEGAEGVDVLGALAATGRTAAAVLAAEAVGAAGQALARTVEYVRQREQFGRAIGSFQAVKHRLADLYVQVQAARSAAYYAAWDPDQGGLALAQALEALRVTAGEAIQLHGGIGFTWEHDAHLYFKRAAADELLFGPVHRLRAHAADRAGLFADPAAAPAPAPPKPPSKPSPEPTPPPAQEKVAV